In the genome of Raphanus sativus cultivar WK10039 unplaced genomic scaffold, ASM80110v3 Scaffold2536, whole genome shotgun sequence, one region contains:
- the LOC108847847 gene encoding serine/threonine-protein kinase ATG1c isoform X4 yields MAPEIMQLQKYDAKADLWSVGAILFQLVTGRTPFTGNSQIQLLQNILRSTGLQFPADCRDLSLDCIDLCQKLLRRDPVERLTFEEFFNHPFLSDRQSSYDFSSSRLGSRRMDGFLSSGSSPSRNMEESSQEDCLPFLIDDDFSGPEGSPSHLRRTSSMRSSSGFNTDARVERKEMESSPLNCTEPTSRVSRINQGVENNRFRNETHIDSDRRNHGEPPKGRVDDSQDSMDQDFVLVSGPPVDLPSSSSSSSKAYNFPFKSQSPPVELFNRSISSTAPMPIIGATGNNVGRFGSLDSQSTSHGSLDLGDAFEQPSTNSLTRITSLKKCAATIAELVHERIKSDKYLEAFSIQLAILAIWKQALHICHTQAISGLEGSPGQDINKLRGSRSSSLKNEHITDLSHDGSEEISSQIQRQFIREIELAEELSKNIEPGNAMMPDAMETIFEAALDLGKLGGVKEVMGEIEKAGNQYSKAMRLLVFLLVEAPMLILNPPLSLTNSDRYRLRTYIDILSRRLKHLQSHRRSSGSQMQGSSSAMMNKQP; encoded by the exons ATGGCACCAGAAATTATGCAACTTCAGAAGTATGATGCGAAG GCAGATCTCTGGAGTGTTGGTGCTATCTTATTTCAACTTGTGACAGGCAGAACCCCTTTTACAGGAAACAGCCAAATTCAG TTGCTCCAAAACATTTTGAGATCAACTGGATTACAATTTCCAGCGGACTGTAGAGATTTAAGTTTGGACTGTATAGATCTGTGTCAGAAGTTACTGCGCCGTGATCCAG TGGAACGTTTGACATTTGAAGAGTTCTTCAATCATCCGTTTCTTTCGGACAGGCAGTCTTCATATGATTTCTCAAG TAGTAGATTGGGTTCAAGGAGAATGGACGGTTTCCTTTCTTCTGGAAGTAGTCCTTCGAGAAACATGGAAGAAAGTTCTCAAGAAGACTGTCTTCCATTccttatagatgatgatttcagTGGACCTGAGGGGAGCCCTTCACATTTGAGAAGGACCTCCTCGATGAGGTCGTCCTCTGGATTTAACACTGATGCTAGAGTTGAGAGAAAGGAGATGGAATCTAGTCCTTTGAACTGTACAGAACCTACTTCCAGAGTTAGTAGAATCAACCAGGGAGTGGAAAACAATAGATTTAGAAATGAAACACACATAGATTCTGATAGGAGAAACCATGGTGAACCTCCTAAAGGAAGAG TAGATGATTCTCAAGACTCGATGGATCAAGACTTCGTTCTCGTATCTGGACCACCAGTGGATCTGCCATCATCTTCATCGAGTTCTTCAAAGGCTTATAATTTCCCATTCAAGTCTCAGTCTCCTCCTGTAGAGTTATTTAACAGAAGCATAAGTTCAACGGCTCCTATGCCAATAATTGGTGCTACTGGCAACAACGTTGGCCGGTTTGGAAGCCTGGACAGTCAGAGCACTTCTCATGGATCTCTGGATCTTGGAGATGCTTTTGAACAGCCATCAACTAACAGCTTGACAAGAATCACTTCTCTTAAAAAATGTGCAGCAACAATTGCAGAACTAGTTCATGAAAGG atcAAATCTGACAAATACCTAGAAGCTTTCTCGATCCAGCTGGCGATTCTGGCAATTTGGAAACAGGCACTGCACATATGCCATACTCAGGCAATCTCTGGTTTGGAAGGAAGCCCAGGCCAAGACATTAACAAACTAAGAGGAAGTAGAAGCAGCAGCCTAAAAAACGAGCATATCACTGATCTCAGCCATGATGGATCGGAGGAAATATCCTCTCAGATTCAGAGGCAGTTTATCCGGGAGATTGAGCTTGCTGAAGAACTTTCCAAGAATATCGAACCTG GAAATGCAATGATGCCTGATGCAATGGAGACTATCTTTGAAGCAGCCCTCGATCTTGGCAAACTTGGTGGA GTTAAGGAGGTTATGGGAGAGATAGAGAAGGCTGGAAACCAATATTCAAAAGCGATGCGTTTGCTGGTATTCCTTCTAGTGGAAGCACCAATGCTGATTCTGAATCCACCATTGTCGCTCACAAACTCAGACAGGTACCGTCTCAGAACATATATTGATATCCTCAGCAGAAGATTGAAGCATCTGCAGTCGCATAGAAGAAGCTCAGGCTCTCAGATGCAGGGATCATCATCTGCCATGATGAACAAGCAACCATAG
- the LOC108847847 gene encoding serine/threonine-protein kinase ATG1c isoform X1 → MAQSTARSGPRVVGDYLVGRQIGSGSFSVVSEARHRVHGTHVAIKEIAMSRLNKKLQESLMSEIFILRRIDHPNIIRLLDMIESPGRIHLVLEYCKGGDLSVYIQSHGSVPEATAKHFMLQLAAGLQVLRDNNIIHRDLKPQNLLLSTDGNDADLKIADFGFARSLQPRGLAETLCGSPLYMAPEIMQLQKYDAKADLWSVGAILFQLVTGRTPFTGNSQIQLLQNILRSTGLQFPADCRDLSLDCIDLCQKLLRRDPVERLTFEEFFNHPFLSDRQSSYDFSSSRLGSRRMDGFLSSGSSPSRNMEESSQEDCLPFLIDDDFSGPEGSPSHLRRTSSMRSSSGFNTDARVERKEMESSPLNCTEPTSRVSRINQGVENNRFRNETHIDSDRRNHGEPPKGRVDDSQDSMDQDFVLVSGPPVDLPSSSSSSSKAYNFPFKSQSPPVELFNRSISSTAPMPIIGATGNNVGRFGSLDSQSTSHGSLDLGDAFEQPSTNSLTRITSLKKCAATIAELVHERIKSDKYLEAFSIQLAILAIWKQALHICHTQAISGLEGSPGQDINKLRGSRSSSLKNEHITDLSHDGSEEISSQIQRQFIREIELAEELSKNIEPGNAMMPDAMETIFEAALDLGKLGGVKEVMGEIEKAGNQYSKAMRLLVFLLVEAPMLILNPPLSLTNSDRYRLRTYIDILSRRLKHLQSHRRSSGSQMQGSSSAMMNKQP, encoded by the exons ATGGCTCAGTCCACGGCGAGGAGCGGGCCGCGCGTTGTTGGCGACTACTTGGTGGGTCGGCAAATCGGGTCGGGTTCGTTCTCTGTAGTCTCGGAAGCGAGGCACCGCGTTCACGGGACACACGTCGCCATCAAGGAGATCGCAATGAGCAGGCTTAACAAGAAGCTGCAGGAGAGTCTCATGTCTGAGATTTTCATCCTCAGGAGGATCGATCATCCCAACATCATCCGTTTGCTTGATATGATCGAG TCTCCTGGGAGGATACATTTGGTGTTGGAGTATTGCAAAGGAGGTGACTTGTCTGTGTATATACAGAGTCATGGGAGTGTTCCTGAAGCTACTGCTAAGCATTTCATGTTGCAGTTAG CTGCTGGATTACAAGTTCTTCGTGACAATAACATTATCCACCGCGATTTAAAGCCTCAG AATCTTCTTCTATCCACAGATGGAAACGATGCAGATCTGAAGATTGCTGATTTTGGATTTGCAAG ATCGCTGCAGCCTAGAGGCCTTGCAGAAACATTATGCGGTTCACCATTGTACATGGCACCAGAAATTATGCAACTTCAGAAGTATGATGCGAAG GCAGATCTCTGGAGTGTTGGTGCTATCTTATTTCAACTTGTGACAGGCAGAACCCCTTTTACAGGAAACAGCCAAATTCAG TTGCTCCAAAACATTTTGAGATCAACTGGATTACAATTTCCAGCGGACTGTAGAGATTTAAGTTTGGACTGTATAGATCTGTGTCAGAAGTTACTGCGCCGTGATCCAG TGGAACGTTTGACATTTGAAGAGTTCTTCAATCATCCGTTTCTTTCGGACAGGCAGTCTTCATATGATTTCTCAAG TAGTAGATTGGGTTCAAGGAGAATGGACGGTTTCCTTTCTTCTGGAAGTAGTCCTTCGAGAAACATGGAAGAAAGTTCTCAAGAAGACTGTCTTCCATTccttatagatgatgatttcagTGGACCTGAGGGGAGCCCTTCACATTTGAGAAGGACCTCCTCGATGAGGTCGTCCTCTGGATTTAACACTGATGCTAGAGTTGAGAGAAAGGAGATGGAATCTAGTCCTTTGAACTGTACAGAACCTACTTCCAGAGTTAGTAGAATCAACCAGGGAGTGGAAAACAATAGATTTAGAAATGAAACACACATAGATTCTGATAGGAGAAACCATGGTGAACCTCCTAAAGGAAGAG TAGATGATTCTCAAGACTCGATGGATCAAGACTTCGTTCTCGTATCTGGACCACCAGTGGATCTGCCATCATCTTCATCGAGTTCTTCAAAGGCTTATAATTTCCCATTCAAGTCTCAGTCTCCTCCTGTAGAGTTATTTAACAGAAGCATAAGTTCAACGGCTCCTATGCCAATAATTGGTGCTACTGGCAACAACGTTGGCCGGTTTGGAAGCCTGGACAGTCAGAGCACTTCTCATGGATCTCTGGATCTTGGAGATGCTTTTGAACAGCCATCAACTAACAGCTTGACAAGAATCACTTCTCTTAAAAAATGTGCAGCAACAATTGCAGAACTAGTTCATGAAAGG atcAAATCTGACAAATACCTAGAAGCTTTCTCGATCCAGCTGGCGATTCTGGCAATTTGGAAACAGGCACTGCACATATGCCATACTCAGGCAATCTCTGGTTTGGAAGGAAGCCCAGGCCAAGACATTAACAAACTAAGAGGAAGTAGAAGCAGCAGCCTAAAAAACGAGCATATCACTGATCTCAGCCATGATGGATCGGAGGAAATATCCTCTCAGATTCAGAGGCAGTTTATCCGGGAGATTGAGCTTGCTGAAGAACTTTCCAAGAATATCGAACCTG GAAATGCAATGATGCCTGATGCAATGGAGACTATCTTTGAAGCAGCCCTCGATCTTGGCAAACTTGGTGGA GTTAAGGAGGTTATGGGAGAGATAGAGAAGGCTGGAAACCAATATTCAAAAGCGATGCGTTTGCTGGTATTCCTTCTAGTGGAAGCACCAATGCTGATTCTGAATCCACCATTGTCGCTCACAAACTCAGACAGGTACCGTCTCAGAACATATATTGATATCCTCAGCAGAAGATTGAAGCATCTGCAGTCGCATAGAAGAAGCTCAGGCTCTCAGATGCAGGGATCATCATCTGCCATGATGAACAAGCAACCATAG
- the LOC108847847 gene encoding serine/threonine-protein kinase ATG1c isoform X2 — translation MAQSTARSGPRVVGDYLVGRQIGSGSFSVVSEARHRVHGTHVAIKEIAMSRLNKKLQESLMSEIFILRRIDHPNIIRLLDMIESPGRIHLVLEYCKGGDLSVYIQSHGSVPEATAKHFMLQLAAGLQVLRDNNIIHRDLKPQNLLLSTDGNDADLKIADFGFARSLQPRGLAETLCGSPLYMAPEIMQLQKYDAKADLWSVGAILFQLVTGRTPFTGNSQIQLLQNILRSTGLQFPADCRDLSLDCIDLCQKLLRRDPVERLTFEEFFNHPFLSDRQSSYDFSSSRLGSRRMDGFLSSGSSPSRNMEESSQEDCLPFLIDDDFSGPEGSPSHLRRTSSMRSSSGFNTDARVERKEMESSPLNCTEPTSRVSRINQGVENNRFRNETHIDSDRRNHGEPPKGRDDSQDSMDQDFVLVSGPPVDLPSSSSSSSKAYNFPFKSQSPPVELFNRSISSTAPMPIIGATGNNVGRFGSLDSQSTSHGSLDLGDAFEQPSTNSLTRITSLKKCAATIAELVHERIKSDKYLEAFSIQLAILAIWKQALHICHTQAISGLEGSPGQDINKLRGSRSSSLKNEHITDLSHDGSEEISSQIQRQFIREIELAEELSKNIEPGNAMMPDAMETIFEAALDLGKLGGVKEVMGEIEKAGNQYSKAMRLLVFLLVEAPMLILNPPLSLTNSDRYRLRTYIDILSRRLKHLQSHRRSSGSQMQGSSSAMMNKQP, via the exons ATGGCTCAGTCCACGGCGAGGAGCGGGCCGCGCGTTGTTGGCGACTACTTGGTGGGTCGGCAAATCGGGTCGGGTTCGTTCTCTGTAGTCTCGGAAGCGAGGCACCGCGTTCACGGGACACACGTCGCCATCAAGGAGATCGCAATGAGCAGGCTTAACAAGAAGCTGCAGGAGAGTCTCATGTCTGAGATTTTCATCCTCAGGAGGATCGATCATCCCAACATCATCCGTTTGCTTGATATGATCGAG TCTCCTGGGAGGATACATTTGGTGTTGGAGTATTGCAAAGGAGGTGACTTGTCTGTGTATATACAGAGTCATGGGAGTGTTCCTGAAGCTACTGCTAAGCATTTCATGTTGCAGTTAG CTGCTGGATTACAAGTTCTTCGTGACAATAACATTATCCACCGCGATTTAAAGCCTCAG AATCTTCTTCTATCCACAGATGGAAACGATGCAGATCTGAAGATTGCTGATTTTGGATTTGCAAG ATCGCTGCAGCCTAGAGGCCTTGCAGAAACATTATGCGGTTCACCATTGTACATGGCACCAGAAATTATGCAACTTCAGAAGTATGATGCGAAG GCAGATCTCTGGAGTGTTGGTGCTATCTTATTTCAACTTGTGACAGGCAGAACCCCTTTTACAGGAAACAGCCAAATTCAG TTGCTCCAAAACATTTTGAGATCAACTGGATTACAATTTCCAGCGGACTGTAGAGATTTAAGTTTGGACTGTATAGATCTGTGTCAGAAGTTACTGCGCCGTGATCCAG TGGAACGTTTGACATTTGAAGAGTTCTTCAATCATCCGTTTCTTTCGGACAGGCAGTCTTCATATGATTTCTCAAG TAGTAGATTGGGTTCAAGGAGAATGGACGGTTTCCTTTCTTCTGGAAGTAGTCCTTCGAGAAACATGGAAGAAAGTTCTCAAGAAGACTGTCTTCCATTccttatagatgatgatttcagTGGACCTGAGGGGAGCCCTTCACATTTGAGAAGGACCTCCTCGATGAGGTCGTCCTCTGGATTTAACACTGATGCTAGAGTTGAGAGAAAGGAGATGGAATCTAGTCCTTTGAACTGTACAGAACCTACTTCCAGAGTTAGTAGAATCAACCAGGGAGTGGAAAACAATAGATTTAGAAATGAAACACACATAGATTCTGATAGGAGAAACCATGGTGAACCTCCTAAAGGAAGAG ATGATTCTCAAGACTCGATGGATCAAGACTTCGTTCTCGTATCTGGACCACCAGTGGATCTGCCATCATCTTCATCGAGTTCTTCAAAGGCTTATAATTTCCCATTCAAGTCTCAGTCTCCTCCTGTAGAGTTATTTAACAGAAGCATAAGTTCAACGGCTCCTATGCCAATAATTGGTGCTACTGGCAACAACGTTGGCCGGTTTGGAAGCCTGGACAGTCAGAGCACTTCTCATGGATCTCTGGATCTTGGAGATGCTTTTGAACAGCCATCAACTAACAGCTTGACAAGAATCACTTCTCTTAAAAAATGTGCAGCAACAATTGCAGAACTAGTTCATGAAAGG atcAAATCTGACAAATACCTAGAAGCTTTCTCGATCCAGCTGGCGATTCTGGCAATTTGGAAACAGGCACTGCACATATGCCATACTCAGGCAATCTCTGGTTTGGAAGGAAGCCCAGGCCAAGACATTAACAAACTAAGAGGAAGTAGAAGCAGCAGCCTAAAAAACGAGCATATCACTGATCTCAGCCATGATGGATCGGAGGAAATATCCTCTCAGATTCAGAGGCAGTTTATCCGGGAGATTGAGCTTGCTGAAGAACTTTCCAAGAATATCGAACCTG GAAATGCAATGATGCCTGATGCAATGGAGACTATCTTTGAAGCAGCCCTCGATCTTGGCAAACTTGGTGGA GTTAAGGAGGTTATGGGAGAGATAGAGAAGGCTGGAAACCAATATTCAAAAGCGATGCGTTTGCTGGTATTCCTTCTAGTGGAAGCACCAATGCTGATTCTGAATCCACCATTGTCGCTCACAAACTCAGACAGGTACCGTCTCAGAACATATATTGATATCCTCAGCAGAAGATTGAAGCATCTGCAGTCGCATAGAAGAAGCTCAGGCTCTCAGATGCAGGGATCATCATCTGCCATGATGAACAAGCAACCATAG
- the LOC108847847 gene encoding serine/threonine-protein kinase ATG1c isoform X3: MGVFLKLLLSISCCTAGLQVLRDNNIIHRDLKPQNLLLSTDGNDADLKIADFGFARSLQPRGLAETLCGSPLYMAPEIMQLQKYDAKADLWSVGAILFQLVTGRTPFTGNSQIQLLQNILRSTGLQFPADCRDLSLDCIDLCQKLLRRDPVERLTFEEFFNHPFLSDRQSSYDFSSSRLGSRRMDGFLSSGSSPSRNMEESSQEDCLPFLIDDDFSGPEGSPSHLRRTSSMRSSSGFNTDARVERKEMESSPLNCTEPTSRVSRINQGVENNRFRNETHIDSDRRNHGEPPKGRVDDSQDSMDQDFVLVSGPPVDLPSSSSSSSKAYNFPFKSQSPPVELFNRSISSTAPMPIIGATGNNVGRFGSLDSQSTSHGSLDLGDAFEQPSTNSLTRITSLKKCAATIAELVHERIKSDKYLEAFSIQLAILAIWKQALHICHTQAISGLEGSPGQDINKLRGSRSSSLKNEHITDLSHDGSEEISSQIQRQFIREIELAEELSKNIEPGNAMMPDAMETIFEAALDLGKLGGVKEVMGEIEKAGNQYSKAMRLLVFLLVEAPMLILNPPLSLTNSDRYRLRTYIDILSRRLKHLQSHRRSSGSQMQGSSSAMMNKQP; the protein is encoded by the exons ATGGGAGTGTTCCTGAAGCTACTGCTAAGCATTTCATGTTGCA CTGCTGGATTACAAGTTCTTCGTGACAATAACATTATCCACCGCGATTTAAAGCCTCAG AATCTTCTTCTATCCACAGATGGAAACGATGCAGATCTGAAGATTGCTGATTTTGGATTTGCAAG ATCGCTGCAGCCTAGAGGCCTTGCAGAAACATTATGCGGTTCACCATTGTACATGGCACCAGAAATTATGCAACTTCAGAAGTATGATGCGAAG GCAGATCTCTGGAGTGTTGGTGCTATCTTATTTCAACTTGTGACAGGCAGAACCCCTTTTACAGGAAACAGCCAAATTCAG TTGCTCCAAAACATTTTGAGATCAACTGGATTACAATTTCCAGCGGACTGTAGAGATTTAAGTTTGGACTGTATAGATCTGTGTCAGAAGTTACTGCGCCGTGATCCAG TGGAACGTTTGACATTTGAAGAGTTCTTCAATCATCCGTTTCTTTCGGACAGGCAGTCTTCATATGATTTCTCAAG TAGTAGATTGGGTTCAAGGAGAATGGACGGTTTCCTTTCTTCTGGAAGTAGTCCTTCGAGAAACATGGAAGAAAGTTCTCAAGAAGACTGTCTTCCATTccttatagatgatgatttcagTGGACCTGAGGGGAGCCCTTCACATTTGAGAAGGACCTCCTCGATGAGGTCGTCCTCTGGATTTAACACTGATGCTAGAGTTGAGAGAAAGGAGATGGAATCTAGTCCTTTGAACTGTACAGAACCTACTTCCAGAGTTAGTAGAATCAACCAGGGAGTGGAAAACAATAGATTTAGAAATGAAACACACATAGATTCTGATAGGAGAAACCATGGTGAACCTCCTAAAGGAAGAG TAGATGATTCTCAAGACTCGATGGATCAAGACTTCGTTCTCGTATCTGGACCACCAGTGGATCTGCCATCATCTTCATCGAGTTCTTCAAAGGCTTATAATTTCCCATTCAAGTCTCAGTCTCCTCCTGTAGAGTTATTTAACAGAAGCATAAGTTCAACGGCTCCTATGCCAATAATTGGTGCTACTGGCAACAACGTTGGCCGGTTTGGAAGCCTGGACAGTCAGAGCACTTCTCATGGATCTCTGGATCTTGGAGATGCTTTTGAACAGCCATCAACTAACAGCTTGACAAGAATCACTTCTCTTAAAAAATGTGCAGCAACAATTGCAGAACTAGTTCATGAAAGG atcAAATCTGACAAATACCTAGAAGCTTTCTCGATCCAGCTGGCGATTCTGGCAATTTGGAAACAGGCACTGCACATATGCCATACTCAGGCAATCTCTGGTTTGGAAGGAAGCCCAGGCCAAGACATTAACAAACTAAGAGGAAGTAGAAGCAGCAGCCTAAAAAACGAGCATATCACTGATCTCAGCCATGATGGATCGGAGGAAATATCCTCTCAGATTCAGAGGCAGTTTATCCGGGAGATTGAGCTTGCTGAAGAACTTTCCAAGAATATCGAACCTG GAAATGCAATGATGCCTGATGCAATGGAGACTATCTTTGAAGCAGCCCTCGATCTTGGCAAACTTGGTGGA GTTAAGGAGGTTATGGGAGAGATAGAGAAGGCTGGAAACCAATATTCAAAAGCGATGCGTTTGCTGGTATTCCTTCTAGTGGAAGCACCAATGCTGATTCTGAATCCACCATTGTCGCTCACAAACTCAGACAGGTACCGTCTCAGAACATATATTGATATCCTCAGCAGAAGATTGAAGCATCTGCAGTCGCATAGAAGAAGCTCAGGCTCTCAGATGCAGGGATCATCATCTGCCATGATGAACAAGCAACCATAG